In Candidatus Kaistella beijingensis, a genomic segment contains:
- a CDS encoding BREX protein BrxB domain-containing protein, producing MPNNINDKIFSLLSEEEFKDPDTGLLFFPVYIYTYNPEKEFQIREEIKELDRKLQRPSNNLNCLVLNIYNEFIDYLKHNIFMGSSLLEQIFELEEIDEENALDFIAEKAQEKNDNDAVEKGFINHIGEKLKAYFDEKSPDRVYLLLYGFGSIFPYLRLSEFLKKTEEYVRNYKLIAFYPGELKNDHYSLFGIFGDENVYRANHLNQLISQ from the coding sequence ATGCCAAATAATATCAACGATAAAATTTTTTCGCTTCTTTCCGAAGAAGAATTTAAGGATCCCGATACAGGTTTGCTTTTCTTTCCTGTATATATCTATACCTATAATCCCGAAAAGGAATTTCAGATTAGAGAAGAAATAAAGGAACTTGACCGTAAATTACAGCGTCCATCAAATAACCTCAATTGTCTTGTGTTGAACATTTATAACGAGTTTATAGATTATTTGAAGCACAATATATTTATGGGCAGCAGTCTTTTGGAACAAATTTTTGAACTGGAAGAAATTGATGAGGAAAACGCATTAGACTTTATCGCTGAAAAAGCGCAGGAAAAAAATGATAATGATGCGGTTGAAAAAGGATTTATCAATCATATAGGCGAGAAACTCAAAGCTTATTTTGACGAGAAATCTCCCGATCGAGTGTACCTCTTACTTTACGGATTCGGATCCATTTTTCCATATCTGCGGCTTTCCGAATTTTTGAAAAAGACGGAAGAATATGTGAGAAATTATAAATTAATTGCATTTTATCCCGGCGAACTCAAGAATGATCACTATTCACTTTTCGGTATTTTTGGAGATGAAAATGTGTACAGAGCCAATCACCTAAACCAACTGATATCACAATAA
- a CDS encoding BrxA family protein, whose translation MSYNLGFTAGALLYSEAKIYVENISDFTDFLDGTENVNQLVIPTNSESSKKRIKSELDKRLKNLQIHYLHAFQSLSVVDQKIILFLAICKTYTIIAEFALEVVYQKWKTFDYDLQTYDFQYFLSQKLSVEEIDKISENTRYKLSQVAIKIFKEVGIYSKEKIIAVEPSYDLMRIISENNEQWFLNCLMLNSQILK comes from the coding sequence ATGAGTTATAATCTTGGATTTACAGCGGGGGCATTGCTTTATAGTGAGGCAAAAATTTACGTGGAGAACATTTCCGATTTCACTGATTTTCTTGATGGAACAGAAAATGTGAATCAATTGGTTATCCCCACCAATTCTGAATCTTCCAAGAAAAGAATTAAAAGCGAACTCGATAAAAGACTGAAAAATTTACAAATCCATTATCTTCACGCATTCCAATCACTTTCGGTTGTAGATCAAAAAATTATTTTGTTTTTAGCCATTTGTAAAACTTACACCATAATTGCTGAATTTGCTTTGGAAGTCGTTTATCAGAAATGGAAAACTTTCGATTATGATTTGCAGACTTATGATTTTCAATATTTTTTATCTCAAAAGTTAAGTGTTGAGGAAATTGATAAAATCTCTGAGAACACAAGATATAAACTTTCGCAGGTTGCCATAAAAATTTTTAAGGAAGTGGGAATTTATAGTAAAGAAAAAATTATTGCAGTTGAGCCATCATATGATTTAATGAGAATCATTTCCGAAAATAATGAGCAATGGTTCTTAAACTGTCTGATGTTGAACAGTCAAATTCTAAAATAA
- a CDS encoding helix-turn-helix transcriptional regulator: protein MATNKNAVLRYKILDSCFSNPYRKFFISDLIKICGEKLSEHFGYEVTVSRRTILDDIKFMRSLAGYDAPIISVPDGKKVYYQYEDPDFSILKKPLSTKEMESLNEALQILNRMKNLPGFDWVDSISAKINSGLDLQHSERKIISFEENEFLVGTEFLSPLYQSILNKNALKVSYKSFRSEKPIHIIFSPQYLKQYNNRWFVFGENHEFKSIQNLALDRIKKLSPSKHPYCESTVDFEEYFEDIIGVTNDLSKKPIKVIIELSDQVAPYIVTKPMHGSQKIKDNILTLNVKHNQELETLLLSYGERIKILEPQSLVDALKLRVSDQHNHYFK from the coding sequence ATGGCAACCAATAAAAATGCGGTTTTACGATACAAGATTCTGGATTCCTGTTTTTCAAATCCATACAGGAAATTCTTCATTAGTGATTTGATCAAAATTTGCGGTGAAAAACTTTCTGAACATTTTGGGTATGAAGTCACTGTTTCAAGAAGAACAATTCTGGATGACATTAAATTCATGAGAAGTTTGGCTGGATACGACGCTCCAATTATTTCGGTTCCCGACGGCAAAAAAGTATATTATCAATATGAAGATCCTGATTTTTCAATTCTTAAAAAGCCACTTTCCACTAAAGAAATGGAGAGTTTGAATGAAGCACTTCAAATCTTGAACAGGATGAAAAATTTGCCCGGTTTCGATTGGGTAGATTCTATTTCGGCTAAAATAAACTCGGGCCTTGATTTGCAGCACTCTGAGCGAAAAATTATAAGTTTCGAAGAAAATGAATTCCTTGTAGGAACCGAGTTTTTAAGTCCTCTTTATCAATCGATACTTAACAAAAATGCACTGAAAGTATCCTATAAAAGTTTCAGAAGCGAAAAGCCAATCCATATCATCTTTTCACCCCAATATCTGAAACAATACAACAACCGATGGTTTGTATTTGGTGAAAATCACGAATTTAAAAGCATTCAAAACCTTGCATTGGACAGGATTAAAAAACTTTCACCGTCTAAACATCCATATTGTGAATCTACCGTAGATTTCGAAGAATATTTCGAAGATATAATAGGCGTAACAAATGATTTAAGCAAAAAACCTATAAAAGTAATCATCGAGTTAAGCGATCAAGTTGCTCCATATATTGTAACTAAACCGATGCATGGTTCACAAAAAATAAAAGATAATATTCTTACACTTAATGTAAAACACAATCAGGAATTAGAGACTTTGCTCCTTTCCTATGGAGAGCGAATTAAAATTTTGGAGCCACAATCATTGGTGGACGCTTTGAAACTGAGGGTTTCAGATCAGCACAACCATTATTTCAAATAA